Sequence from the Nitrospinaceae bacterium genome:
AGGCGTTTGCTCATGTAGATGAACGCAGTTGCGATTGGGCGAATACCCGGCCGGAATGGGGATTAGCGGGCAATGGAGCGTTTCTGATTGGAAGACGACAACTGACCAGAGGATTGGATTTAGAGGGTCGGGTTTTTTTGCATTCTTATGATCCTGTTGCTGATCCTCAAGGTGCCATCCTCGAAAACATCATGACCGCGCCATTGATTGTCGGCGAGTGGATTAGTACGGGTTATTATTTTTCTGCAGTTGATCCATGGAAATATGGAAGTGGGAGTAAGGTGTTACACAATGTCGTTGGGGGTGTGGGGATGATGCTGGGAACCCAAAGTGATTTGCAGATGGGATTTCCCTTGCAGACGGTCAATGACGGGGACATTCACTATCATGAGCCGATGCGGCTCTTAGCTGTGATCGAACAGGCGCCGGGTATAATCTCATCTATCATCCAAAAACACTCGATCCTCCAACAGTTGTTTCATAATCAATGGATTAATCTTGTTGCCCTGGATCCCAAAAGTTTTGAATTTCACCGGTACAATCCAAATGCGACGTGGGAAACGGTTCATGTTCCCTAATTAGACATTTATTGAATACAGGCGCTTGGGCCGTTATAAGAATACGGGTGTTTAATTCTAAAACTCCGGCTGGTTTTTTATAAGAATAATCGAAAATACTGAGGCACTGAAGTTAAACCCGTATTTGATAATTTTATGGCAACTCGATCTAGACCCGTATCATCAGCATTCCTGTTATTAAAAGCCATGGCGCTGTTTGTGTTTTGGATTTTTTTATCTGCCAGCTTTGAATGGATTCATCTTGTTTTGGGGCTTACGTTTTCCCTCGCTGTCGCCTGGATCAACTCTGGTCATTCGCTTTTTGTTCCGAAATTTCGTTTGTGGCTCAGAATCCTCCTTTATCTTCCATGGCTTTCTTATAAAATTGTTGAAAGCAGCGTTCATTTGTCCAAGCTTATTTTGCACCCTGCGCTTCCCATTGCTCCTCAATTGATTTCTGTGGATTCAAAACTGCGCCACCACGGAGCCATTGTTCTTCTAGGTAATTCCATTACGTTAACCCCTGGAACCATCACCGCGGAGGTTGACCGTAATAAACTCGTTGTTCATGCGATAGATAAAGTTTCAAGCGAGGATGTTGCAAGCAGGCAGATGGAAATGAAAATTGCTGACATTTTTAAGGACGAAGAGCCGGATTTATGAAAACCTTTCTTCTTTACGTTATGGTGTTGCTGGCGCTTCTCATTGGTGCGTATCTGTACCGTGTCCTGCGGGGCCCCACAATTTTTGATCGTGTGTTGGGTCTCAATGGAATTTCCACCAAGGCAATTATTTTGCTTATTGTCATTGGTATGTATTTTGGCCGAGTCGATATGTTCATTGATATCTCGACGGGGTATGCCCTGCTAAATTTAGTCGGAGCGCTTGCCGTGGCCAAATTTTTGGAACAAAAGGGACATCCGTAGCATGGATATACTTTCCATTATTTTTATTGTGGCGGGATTATTTTTTCTGATCGTTGCGGCGATTGGTGTGGTTCGACTGCCCGATGTGTTCAGTCGTTCTCATGCCGTATCATTGACGGATTCCTTAGGGGCTTTTTTGATGTTAATTGGAATGTCCTTGCATGAGGGACTGGACAAAAATACGCTGAAAATTCTTGTGGTGTTGGCCTTGCTGTATATTCTAAATCCAGTCATTGCCCATGCCACGATTCGCGCGGCTCTCCGGTCTGGTATAAAACCCTGGAAAAAGGAAACCCCATGATTTTTCCATATGAAATTCCTTTGCTCCTTCTCCTGCTTATTACGGCCGCTGGCGCCATCATGGTTAAGGACTTGATAAGTGCTGTTCTGCTCCTGGGTTCTTATAGTTTTTTCCTGGCCTTGGTATGGGCGGGCCTCGGAGCTGTGGATGTCGCCTTCGTGGAAGCCGTCGTAGGAGCCGGGCTAGCCACTGTTTTGTTTCTATTAACTCTATTCGGTACGGCGCCCAAAGACAATCGGCTTCGGCGCCCTCCTCCTTCTCTGATAACGTTAATTGTTTTTCCTCTCTTGGGAGTTCTTTTGCTCTATGCCGCGAGCGATCTTCCTGAGTTTGGAGACCCGAATTCTCCAGCGAGTGTTCGTATTTCGCCAGTCTATCTCGAGCAGAGCTATACCGATACCCACACCCCGAATGTTGTGACTTCGGTACTGATGGACTATCGATCGCTTGATACGATGGTCGAAACGGTCGTAATTTTTGCGTCCGGCATTGCATGTGCCTTACTGCTTAGGAGACATGGATAATGATACGCCCGCACGACAGCATTATCGTTCATACCTTAGGGCGCTTTCTCATTCCGGTGGTCCAAATTTTTGGTTTGTATGTGTTGTTTTTTGGGCAATACGGACCTGGCGGAGGCTTTGTGGGTGGGGTGATTCTGGGCACGGGGATGATCTTATCGGTTTTGATTTTTGGTCATGACGCTTCCCGCAGTCAAATCGTCAAAAAGGTTTTGCACGGTGATGGGGTCGGAATGCTGATCTACGCAGGGGTAGGTGGTTTGTGCATGATTGGAGGTGGAGAGTTTCTCAATTATGCGAATTTGGAAATTCCAGGTTTAGAAACTGCTTCTCGAAGATCTTTAGGAATCGTACTCACTCAAATCGGTGTGGCATTAGATGTTGCGGTAACAGCCGTTTCCATTGTGTTTAGCTTATCTGCTGAAGAGATTATCGAGGATTCAATAAATGGTTGACGCATTATTTACGGTTTTGCAGCGACCCAATTTTTTGACATTTGTCATCCTTTTTTTGTGGGGCTTTTATATCATGGTCACGCGATTCAATCTCGTAAAGAAACTCATCGGGTTGTATCTGGTGCAAACCAGCGTGATCTTTTTCCTGGTGTCTATTAGTGCGAAGAAGGACGCGACGGTTCCCGTGCTCTTGTCTACCACGGAGCCGGTGCAAGCGGCCAGTTACTTGAATCCCTTACCTCATGTCTTGACGTTAACCGCCATTGTGGTTGGCGTGGCGACCACCGGTGTGGGATTAGCCCTGTGCGGGGCGATCTATCGGCAATATGGAAGCCTTGATGAAGAAAAAATTCTTGAAAAATTAGAATGAGTCACCAACTTCCAGCCATCCTATTCCTTCTCCCGTTGTTTGCTGCTATTTCCATGCCGGTGGTTTGCCTTAAACACCGTCACTGGAGCCAGCCAAT
This genomic interval carries:
- a CDS encoding cation:proton antiporter, producing MIRPHDSIIVHTLGRFLIPVVQIFGLYVLFFGQYGPGGGFVGGVILGTGMILSVLIFGHDASRSQIVKKVLHGDGVGMLIYAGVGGLCMIGGGEFLNYANLEIPGLETASRRSLGIVLTQIGVALDVAVTAVSIVFSLSAEEIIEDSING
- a CDS encoding sodium:proton antiporter; its protein translation is MDILSIIFIVAGLFFLIVAAIGVVRLPDVFSRSHAVSLTDSLGAFLMLIGMSLHEGLDKNTLKILVVLALLYILNPVIAHATIRAALRSGIKPWKKETP
- a CDS encoding cation:proton antiporter; translated protein: MIFPYEIPLLLLLLITAAGAIMVKDLISAVLLLGSYSFFLALVWAGLGAVDVAFVEAVVGAGLATVLFLLTLFGTAPKDNRLRRPPPSLITLIVFPLLGVLLLYAASDLPEFGDPNSPASVRISPVYLEQSYTDTHTPNVVTSVLMDYRSLDTMVETVVIFASGIACALLLRRHG
- a CDS encoding Na+/H+ antiporter subunit E — translated: MALFVFWIFLSASFEWIHLVLGLTFSLAVAWINSGHSLFVPKFRLWLRILLYLPWLSYKIVESSVHLSKLILHPALPIAPQLISVDSKLRHHGAIVLLGNSITLTPGTITAEVDRNKLVVHAIDKVSSEDVASRQMEMKIADIFKDEEPDL
- a CDS encoding cation:proton antiporter, which codes for MKTFLLYVMVLLALLIGAYLYRVLRGPTIFDRVLGLNGISTKAIILLIVIGMYFGRVDMFIDISTGYALLNLVGALAVAKFLEQKGHP
- a CDS encoding Na+/H+ antiporter subunit C translates to MVDALFTVLQRPNFLTFVILFLWGFYIMVTRFNLVKKLIGLYLVQTSVIFFLVSISAKKDATVPVLLSTTEPVQAASYLNPLPHVLTLTAIVVGVATTGVGLALCGAIYRQYGSLDEEKILEKLE